In Camelina sativa cultivar DH55 chromosome 17, Cs, whole genome shotgun sequence, the genomic stretch GGTCACCATCCGTGTTAATCCTACACAAGTACGAAATATTACAAAAGAGATCCACCAAAGATATGAACACCAACGTATGAAcaaacatcaacgtatgaacaCCAAAGATAAAATCTTCAATCACCTTGTCCACTTCCTGGTCAAAACGTCAAAAGAGTGCACCGAATTGGTAACGCCGCCTAaacctagaagaagaagaagaaaacaatcaaagacaagaaaaaaaaaaaattaagccgTCACCAGAGAGGatctcaaaaaccctaaaaagatttACGAAAACTCAAATCTTACTGATAGCGGGTAAGGAGGAATCATCGGTGGTGACGGCATCAGTACTACCGCCGAAGAGGACAAGCTGATGGGAATCGTTGGCGAAAATCGCCGTGAGAGTATGGCCACATCTAGGTCCAGGCCAGTCTTCATCGTTGTCGGAGAAGTTCTGTAGGTAATCATACGAAGTAGAGTATGGATACGAGTGAGAAGCCATGACAACGAAACACAGGTTTTGGAGTTtcgagagagagatttggagaTTAGGATTCTGTGGTGGTGAGAATCTCTAAGCCTTCATTTTATAAAGAGCAATTCCTTTTATGTAAGCCAAtaatcaaaaagttttttttttttcacaatccCACGAATTTTGTTGTATGGCGATGGTAGTAGTAGTGTCTCAACAACGGCTAAGCCTAAGCGATAAAGAGACTAAATGACGAAACTACCCATGCTCTTTGTCTTTGAATGGCTCGTTGCCACGTTTGCTGGTCTTCGTTCAACTATTTTTTCCGCAGGGTAAAATAGTAAATAGCCTATATGAGAAgcgttttaaaaatatatgcgCGGCATACACTTCCCTTGTTCGACGGACTTTTTGTACATGTTCCTCCTCCTATATGATATACCTAGTTTCTATCGACCAGACAAGAGTAttgtttttgtaagaaaactGATGTAATTGTTATACAGTACAATTTAAGTCaccaataatttttatttagtgGCCTATGTATCATTTGTTTTGAATTAACcatatttgttttgcttgttatttatattgttttagggtttaaatgtttttatatatatatatataaacctagATACAATAGACTAGATTTCGTTCCAAATGTctggatttcttttttcttttaataacatGCACATGTAGGTTTGCGTTCGGTCGGTAACATATCAATACCACTACCAACAAACACTAGGCTACATGTTCTATGGTTTTAGCAAAATTTTCCAAATTCTTCAATATACTGTATCTCTAATTTTCCAAATGACTAGATTTCTTTCccaaaatcattttattttattaactaaaaatgtatatatatcttaatttatttaagaAGGTAATAACAGGGagtaaaagtaaagaaaatataattatttgaatttcttataTTTAGAATACAAAATGGTGGACCTCCCACTGAATTAATTTcttgattaattaaaattaataccaaattaataataagtaaTATTATACATTCATTACTATTAATTGTGGACCTTTTAATTAGTaatcatcatataataataaataattttaattaccaaTTTATGAAATGTGGAGTGTGGATCCTTTATTTGGaccatataaaatttaaaatgaaatgcggacctttaattttttaattatcaaataaCAACATGTGAGCTGTTTATTgagattttaatataaaacttaatttattacaaaataatgaaatctgaacctttaaaaattatatagcatGCACCTGTTTTTGCAGTTGGTATTTACGAAAGAACACTACAATCTATAGTCTTGAACATTTCGTTTTCTTTAACATTGTTACCGTGTCATAAATCATAATCTATGCTACAAAATTGTAATCCCTCTAAACTTTTACTTAATTcaaatatttctgtttaaataaatgaattttaaatGGTTAATAGTCTTAACATTTTATACATGGAATTTTCAATGATACATAAATTACAAATTGTAATGAAGCAAattttagagaaaataaaaaaagtgagCGTGGAGGAGAATCCTTTTGCAGGAAGATACAGCTTTTCTGAGTGATCGGAGAATAATTCCTGAACCATATAAGACTTGTTGTCAAATGTTAATAACGGCCAACAATCCACCACCCCCATTAGGATCCATCTTAATGTCTAAACCGGATTGATTTGCCGTTAACCGCTCCGCAAACTCTTAACGATGAAGAGAGGTCAGTGGTTTTTTTACGAGTTTAATAAACCGTTTAATAACGGTTTGTTactttgttgttgctgctgctgctctcTCTTAAGCTGGACTTTCAATTTCTTACCGCTTAATTGGCGACCGTTCATTGTGTTAATAGCGTTCTGAGCAGCCTCTTGTGAGTCATAACTAATGAATCCTGCCGCAAGAAAAGGAATATGCATAACCGTTAATTAGAGTCTTTGGAAGgaaaacatgatgatgatagatGACGAAAAGCAAGAGCGAGCTTACCGAAACATTTGCTTATACCAGTGACCTTGTCTACAAACACCTTGGCGCTTATAACCTTACCGAAAGATTGAAACGCAACCGCGAGCTCTTGGTCCCCGAATTCTCGAGgtatgttataaataaatagatttgCACCTGCTGGTCCTGAGAACATCAACGAAACTGTATTAGATATGAGTCACATAACGACTAGAGCGTACACTTATAATCAAATTGTTTTAGGACTAATTAAGCAAACCTTCAGTTTGTAGCGAGGAAGGTATTGATGTGCCGTACTTAGAAAATCCAGGTGAAACTGTGGTTAGAGGAAGGCGAGGAGATATCATCCCTCTAGGAAATGCCATAGGATACTGTAGACCATTGTAACCATAGTTCCCAAGAGCCGTTGGGAAGTTTCTACGGGGGGCTAAACGTGGTGGGACAGACTCGGTCAAAGCGGTTCCCTGCAATGCGTTTCCTCCGTTACTTTGGTTCGGTGAAATTACATTGTGAAATGCATGTTGACTCTGGATAGGTGGTAGCATGTACCCATAAGTTCCAGGTACCTGTTATTTATCATTTTAAGGATAGTATCAAAAATCTAGCAACCAATATACAACAGTATCAATAACATGCATTTCTGcatttatatgtatatgatatatgtatCTCGATATTTTATAACTGAGTTGAAAAAAGCAAAGTCCAGAACGTAGATGAGAGAACAAGAGCTTACATGATAGCCGTATCCATTGTAAGGAGGAACATAACTCATAGGTAATGCTCCAAACATGGAGGGGTTTTGCGGATCCAGTCTGGAGATATGAGATTGAACTCTTTGAAGTCTTCGTGATTGTCTTTCCCTTTCTGTGTCTGCCCATTTGACAATCAAAGGAACATTTGTACcctacaaaaagaaacaaaagtatgTGATATTGTCACACTCTACATAGAAGTCTTTTGTAAAGTACTAATAAGAATGTTCGGAAAGTTGTAATAAGTACACACACCTCCATTATATGTCTTCCGTTGAGGGCTTCCATAGCTGCGACCGCTTGTTGTTTAGACTCATACTTCAGAAACAGACATCCTAAAATGAACCTAAAAGTCAGTCAAAACTTTGGTATAGACAACTAAAGATGCATTAAGAAGATGGAAATCAAGTGATGGGACATACCCTTGCTAGTTTGTATAGACCCTCTTAGAATCTGTAGATCCTTAATGGTTCCGTATACAGAGAATAAGGGTAGGACTTCAGCTTCAGATACATTCTTTGGTAGCATACCGACAAAAAGTTTGTGCTCTGGATTGCAAGAAAAGTCAAGAACACTCTACAAATTGATGGTatacagaaacaacaaaattaggCACATATATCACTCGGAAGCATTTTGCATACCTAGTCTTTCCAACTCTCCATCTGCATATTTGACTTGTAACGGGCTAGAAGCCTGCACATAACATGAAAAGGAGAGTCAATGTTGTGACGCAATGATTCAGAAACAAGCCACAGTAAAATCAAGAGAaccaatgatatatatacaccaCATTTTTGCTTACCTTTCACAATTTATCCTAAGTTCTCCAAGAAGAATCAATTTCTCACCATAAAGCGCTCAGCATATTTTATAGTAGCTAttaatcaacaataacaaactgaAACAATAGTTTTATATTCGTATCGATCTTCTCAGTCCATACATGGCATCTATAGTGAATCAATGTGCTTTCTTGGGTTTGAAGAAATCAAACTATAGATGATTTGAAACTAGTGTCATCAGATTCCAACAAGCAATGAAGCAGATTCTAATCAGGAATATCAGATTCATGGTTATACCTCGATGGATACATGATTTTAATGtataacaacaacatgcaaaactctcaaaaattaaataaccaactcCAGAGAATTAACAGGTACAAAAAGCAAGCACAATGCAGATCGAGACGGATAAAAAGCAATCTCGAGATATCAACCAACTTGAAAACTGTGCAACTAAGATCAAATAGTTTTTAAGGTACAGAAACATCACATTCAAGTATCAGAAAATTAAGCAAAACAGCTTCAAGAAATGGAAAGAAtggtaagaagaaaaagactgACCCCAGGCAATGTCTTCTTGTTATGAAAACCATTGACCACCTTGTCTGCTTCTTCCCTTGAAGGACATGTCAGAAAACAGCATCCTAAAAATTCCAggtgaaattagggttttcagagttcacaaattaattaaagatatttaaaaaaaaaaaaaaaaaaaacaggggaaACGAGGAAGACGGAGAATACAGAGGAGGCATAtagaaatttagggtttttcagaatccaaaaaatcaaaacgaaatcacacaaatcaaaaacccatCTCAGAGTAttctcaaaacagagaaaaaaaaatccaaattaaagcagaggaaaaaagaaaagaaaagaaacctcGGGAAGCTTGAGTAGTCTTCTCCTTAATGATGTTGACTTCATCAACGATGGAGAATTCCCGAAACAATGTGAGAAGTTGAGCCTCCGTCATATGCTTCGGAACTTGTCCGACGAACAGCTTCACCCTCTCTTCGTTCTCCATCGTCTCCTCCGccattctttctctctctctctctattgacttcgtcgtcttcttcttcttcttcttctctctctctctacacaggctttttttttcttcttcctgaatattttttttttatttacttctttttttttttctgggaaaaaacataaaatatatgaagaaaaaaaatggaagaactTATTATTATGGTTATGGATGACAAAGGCGGAGTAATAAAAATACGGGGCTAAATCTGGGCTCGTTGTTATGACTAAATTACGGGGAATGCCATTGAAACAGCTGTGGGTTGCCAGGGAACACTTCGGATTGTTTTTGTCTGATTAGGAGATTTTAAGCTGCATTTACGATATTATCCTTCTTTCTTACccgcgtttttttttttaattataatacaATATTGTAGTGTGTGAAATAAGCTGGCATTTTGTTTCATGTTCTAAATAGCTGTCAATTCTTCACTCTTCTgcattaaaaattcaaatttagacgattttgttttttctccatTAGATTAAAGAAAAAGTG encodes the following:
- the LOC104754468 gene encoding RNA-binding protein BRN2-like isoform X1 — its product is MAEETMENEERVKLFVGQVPKHMTEAQLLTLFREFSIVDEVNIIKEKTTQASRGCCFLTCPSREEADKVVNGFHNKKTLPGASSPLQVKYADGELERLEHKLFVGMLPKNVSEAEVLPLFSVYGTIKDLQILRGSIQTSKGCLFLKYESKQQAVAAMEALNGRHIMEGTNVPLIVKWADTERERQSRRLQRVQSHISRLDPQNPSMFGALPMSYVPPYNGYGYHVPGTYGYMLPPIQSQHAFHNVISPNQSNGGNALQGTALTESVPPRLAPRRNFPTALGNYGYNGLQYPMAFPRGMISPRLPLTTVSPGFSKYGTSIPSSLQTEGPAGANLFIYNIPREFGDQELAVAFQSFGKVISAKVFVDKVTGISKCFGFISYDSQEAAQNAINTMNGRQLSGKKLKVQLKREQQQQQQSNKPLLNGLLNS
- the LOC104754468 gene encoding RNA-binding protein BRN2-like isoform X2 codes for the protein MAEETMENEERVKLFVGQVPKHMTEAQLLTLFREFSIVDEVNIIKEKTTQASRGCCFLTCPSREEADKVVNGFHNKKTLPGASSPLQVKYADGELERLEHKLFVGMLPKNVSEAEVLPLFSVYGTIKDLQILRGSIQTSKGCLFLKYESKQQAVAAMEALNGRHIMEGTNVPLIVKWADTERERQSRRLQRVQSHISRLDPQNPSMFGALPMSYVPPYNGYGYHGTALTESVPPRLAPRRNFPTALGNYGYNGLQYPMAFPRGMISPRLPLTTVSPGFSKYGTSIPSSLQTEGPAGANLFIYNIPREFGDQELAVAFQSFGKVISAKVFVDKVTGISKCFGFISYDSQEAAQNAINTMNGRQLSGKKLKVQLKREQQQQQQSNKPLLNGLLNS